GATCCATAAAGTGTGATTGTAATTCTGATTGATATACAGCAAAATTGCAGTGAATCGGACAGGTTTTGTTATAGTTTTAGAAAGATGAATAAATGTACGACGACATTGTTTATCCAATGATGTTCGTACATATCCTGGACTTTTTATAACTCAGCATTGTGACCAAATTAGGTGATAAGGTACTACCACGCAAACACCTTTATCATAAGGCAAAGAATAGAGTTTAATTAGGAGTTTAGAGATTAAGTATGTACAAACACAATACATGACAATTGAAATACAATAAagtatattgttgttgttgtgtctTCATATTACGTTGCTATGATTGGCGTAATACATGCGACAAGGACTTGGCcctttattttcatattaaatgcTTTTTTTGTGCGGCTGTGGGTCGGATTCTGGCTTTAATTTGATCCAAACTGGGTCCATTTCCGGTTGGATTCTGAATGTAGGCCTCCAAAAAAGACTGGCCCTCTGTAACCTCCGTTCAGACCGTTTTATGTCGTAACAGCGCTAATTAGTGGAGAAATGCGGATATATTGATTATGGTTACTAGTCTACGTGGTTGGGGTCCAAAATGTGACCTTCGATATATTGCGGTGGCGGGCTTGGCAATTATTGAAAATGTCGAAATGGCCGTGTTAACGTTTTCGTCAAATCCTTACAATGAGTAACTTTGATAGATATGTAGTGTAATACTGCAAAATATACTTAATGCCCCTCCCCATCCCACAACTAGTTTAAGTTAGCAATCAAAGCATTAAATAAACACGGTGCGGGTTGAGGTTCgcattttgataacatttaaatTAGTGGCTTTTTTACAGAAATTTTAACGGTAACTAAGATTTGATTAATGTTCAACTCTGCAACAGGGCTCAAAGAGCAGACGTCATTTTAAGACGTCACTAGGAAAATTGCCAATGTATCAAGCGTAAAATAAATATGCTCTACGACCCTATAGTATTGTAGTCTTAGTCTTAGATGACGCAGACTACAAATCGCTCATGTGAGTTTGtcaatatataacaaataattttaattgttgGTTACTGCTTTTATTCAGGTTCTCGTATTTTTCGACCAATTATGGCGTAACACATTGACGGAGGTAGAACAATGGGTGCAGCCCTACATCACACGCGTTGTATTGACGTCACGGGCCGAGCGCGATTGTTTACATTCTGAACGGTCTTCCGAATGTCTTGTGATTCAGAGTCATGTGATTTAACCCCTTATAGCCAATCGACAATGTTTCTACTAACAGTAGAATATTATAGTATAGTGGAATTATCTATTCCCAATAATGGGTTAATAATTATTACTCAGTATCATCTTGATTGTAAGTTCTGCAAGGTTTTTGACATCATATATTGCTGCAATATTTGGATTTTTTGGTTCGTTGCTATTATTCAGTTTGTAGTCACGAGATTTGAATAGATCTAACTATAGCTAGACGGCGTCGCCGTTTATGACTAaagattaaaaaatatcatttttcgcCCTCAGTAGAACGATTTGCAGCAATACATTGTGCATGCCATGAAACGTATTTATTCAAACATAACATTTAGTAGGCTTTTGTAGTTAGTTTCGGTCGGTACCGTTTGCGCGCGTCTTTCTGCTTTCAGAAcacgaaatttttttaattatttttccatTATTGTACAAAATTACAAGCTGCTCACGGAAGGTACGCCTACTGCATATCAAATGGTTGCAACACCCACGCCAACGCTGAACATAAGAAAATTATCTAGTTATGGTTATGAATGCAGATTacgctgaaaattcaaaattttaaaccctttctaaccctaaccccaatcGCAACCGGATAGttactaatttattatttcaaaacatgGAGGGCTTGTTTTTCTCCAATTCAtgattttttgcattagtggtggGGGCTTTGTGCGAAAGATCCAATATTAAATTGAAGAGGTCATTTCAGAAAAGTAAACTTGTGGAATTTATGACTTTTAGAGAGAAGTTTGAAAGCTCGAACGTAACTCCATTTTTGATTGATATACACTGAAATGGGACAAATTGTGTTAGTGACAGCGCAAAAATTGGTACGACTATACATTACTTATATAATATGATGTAATGATGTTTCGACGATTCGCTCTTATCGCAGACTTATTATAAGTTACCACGATGTCCAAATTAGGCACGAAATATTGCTTTGCAAACACCTTTATTGAAAGACAATATTAGTGATAGACAGTATTAGTGTGCACAAACATGAACAAGACATATAACAATTGAAAGACAAATCCTACACAAAAGGATATTATTTGTTACGCCACACCCATCATAACTAAAATTCCATTCGCCACGTCgcgaaataaaatgatattatggcgtcatatgcCTTGTTACGACGTCGCATTTTGCTGAAGTATTTCCCATTGACTGATATAATACCCGATTTATCTACGGCCTGTAATGAGGCCATAAATAAACAGTATTATGGAAGCACGAACTATATTCATAGTCGTTATTTCCTTTATTAATTTTTcgcttttttaaaataaaatagtacaaaataataattatatcaTGTATTAAACGATGAAAGCATATTTAAAAACcattacacaaaatattaagtacatatttaaatttcgtaaaaatgtaaaaataaaaaaaatataatgtacGTTGAAATTGTGCGAAGCTAGTTACTCGCCAGGAGCATTCAAAATCAGATCTGCTGTgacattaaaataaataaagcaataaTATGATTAATGGCTCctaaaaaatataaacacaaaatTTACATACTATGCCTGTCGTAATGTTGAGCATGTTGATATATCTTCATTAGTTTAAAAGGTAAGCTATCAGATATAAAATGTAGGATGGTCTTTTACTAAGTTGcctattaaaattttaaaataattaagaACTCAAAAGAAACACTGCGATCCAACCGCTCCAGAAGATGCAAGTCTATCTTACGAAAGTGGCTAGTACAAAAGTAATAATTgggtttaataaaaatattggtaATTATAAAAACACGGAATTCTTCATGCAGTCGCTTTCCTGATACAAATTAGTGGGAATCAGCGACTATTCGGTCTTTCGTCGGTACATTCATCCAAATCGGTTGGAGTCATTGTGAGATAACAGTGTGCGCGAACAATCAATTTCAGTACGAACCAGACGTTCAAAGCTTATTTAAACTATTTGCTTAAGGTTCCATACGTATCCTCGAAAATATCATCGAATTCAATTTATCTCAAGAACCGTATTCCAAACCAGTGTATTATAGTGACCCATGACCCGTGTGTATTCGTGCCTTAAGGTGACTTTTAAGTCTGTAGGTATTCGCATGTAGGGCAGCCTAATAAAATAGCAGTACAGAGTAATATCAGTCGCTTTACCTGATGAAATTTGTGATAGCAGTATTTGTTGGTGCATTCACACCTTATTACAGTCAGTTTTTCGCGTATAATGTTTGCTCACAAACCATACCACTCGCACTTTAAGTAGTCGTTGCAATTAATAGtcaatgtgatgaatgaaagaGCTGTCAGACAGCGAATCGAGAAACAGCATCAGAGTACTTTATATCATCGACGACAATACGGACACCGCATCAAATTATTCATCAGCTGGCACAGTCTGCAGAGTAGAGGTGGATGAGTGCAGAATGGGAACGGAACAGTTGCTATTCGAGTCCGGCATTCAACACAATTCAGTAGGAATGAAACCAAGACGGACGACCTGGAAGCAAATAATATAAGCAACTTTATGTTTATCGTTTTTCACTAACGAATCACCGATATAAGACATATATAGTTAACTAATATGATAGCACTTATATCCTACTGGATATATTCTCACCTCAAAATGTCGTGGCCAGTTACAATAGATATGGCGTTCAATGGTCGTTCCCGTGGACAGCAAGCACAAGACTGTTCTGAAATCTCACAGTTGTGACAGAGGAGCGGCGGATGAATAGACTTGCAAGTAACAAATCCAACATTGGCAACGTCTCTCAAACATCTCACGCAGTTCAATAGTCTGCACATTACCGGTAGTCTTAAGAAAAATATATAGCTTAGGATAGATAGACTGCAGTTAAATAGCAGACACAAATAACTCGTTCGAGACAAGCAAGTGGAGATTAGTACAACATCTCAACAGTTCTGTTTATCTAAGCCAGTCTGTAAATAGCGAGGTATACAACAAATACGGGACCtcaagaagtatgtgcaccaagatgacgcacaatctgaacatagtatgtgtaccaggttagggttcaggcagtgggccatcttggtgcacatacttcgggagcgcccaaaaTACATGATACCCTAAAATTCAAATTCTGTTAATTAACGTAGACGGCCAGAAGGAGGGCTGTTGTGTTAGGATACAGTTTGTTCTGACAATGTGCAATTCTGCTCCAATATTTGGATATTCCAACAGGAATGACTCCCACAACACTAATGCCGGTGAGTGATATGATAAAATGCGACATCTGGGACTCTATAAAGTGCCGCTTATAAGTGCTAGtgtagcaactaacccccaaatgtaccccatttcatgttgaaatcatcaaaacaaagttaatttttcccaaaattcgaacaaagactttcgtaggaatcaaattacaccagttttaagaacatGTTCCACctagtcattatcaaattaaaatttatattctcaagacctttggcactgattgaaataatgaTTGATGTTTCAGATACTTGCACATACGAAAGAGCACTCATATGCAATTGTAGATATATCGGTTGCTGATCtattctcaacaataaaaaaacagaaaacacgCCACGACATCCTCTTACCTTTCTGCGATAGCAGAAGATGTTGGAATTACATCTCCAGTTGGATTTGTAAGAAGCCTTCGGTGATAGTTTATCCACCTGCGGCAGAAAGTGGCTAAAATTCCCATGAAGTGGAATTGCCTCCATCGTTCTTCCCGACGTGAAGCAACATGTTGTCGACTGATGTTTAGCCATCTTAACGCATACGTTACTGTCAAGGACGTGCTTCGCATGCTTAAAAATTAGACGTAACATGTTCACTAAACTACCGGTagactgaaaataaatt
The genomic region above belongs to Styela clava chromosome 13, kaStyClav1.hap1.2, whole genome shotgun sequence and contains:
- the LOC120333438 gene encoding uncharacterized protein LOC120333438 isoform X3 — protein: MPSMYSVARTVLLALKWKRHPTVVAPLIRNHHTRLQDVNRRYSMHSVARTVMMALRWRNHQTAVLANHNLTSMRSTSLTVTYALRWLNISRQHVASRREERWRQFHFMGILATFCRRWINYHRRLLTNPTGDVIPTSSAIAERLPVMCRLLNCVRCLRDVANVGFVTCKSIHPPLLCHNCEISEQSCACCPRERPLNAISIVTGHDILRSSVLVSFLLNCVECRTRIATVPFPFCTHPPLLCRLCQLMNNLMRCPYCRR
- the LOC120333438 gene encoding uncharacterized protein LOC120333438 isoform X2 encodes the protein MHWVKGVILDIQFDATMYTIIFFFCIRLLYDWQLLRMPSMYSVARTVLLALKWKRHPTVVAPLIRNHHTRLQDVNRRYSMHSVARTVMMALRWRNHQTAVLANHNLTRWLNISRQHVASRREERWRQFHFMGILATFCRRWINYHRRLLTNPTGDVIPTSSAIAERLPVMCRLLNCVRCLRDVANVGFVTCKSIHPPLLCHNCEISEQSCACCPRERPLNAISIVTGHDILRSSVLVSFLLNCVECRTRIATVPFPFCTHPPLLCRLCQLMNNLMRCPYCRR
- the LOC120333438 gene encoding uncharacterized protein LOC120333438 isoform X1 — its product is MHWVKGVILDIQFDATMYTIIFFFCIRLLYDWQLLRMPSMYSVARTVLLALKWKRHPTVVAPLIRNHHTRLQDVNRRYSMHSVARTVMMALRWRNHQTAVLANHNLTSMRSTSLTVTYALRWLNISRQHVASRREERWRQFHFMGILATFCRRWINYHRRLLTNPTGDVIPTSSAIAERLPVMCRLLNCVRCLRDVANVGFVTCKSIHPPLLCHNCEISEQSCACCPRERPLNAISIVTGHDILRSSVLVSFLLNCVECRTRIATVPFPFCTHPPLLCRLCQLMNNLMRCPYCRR